In Bacillus sp. NP247, one DNA window encodes the following:
- the gatB gene encoding Asp-tRNA(Asn)/Glu-tRNA(Gln) amidotransferase subunit GatB: MNLETIIGLEVHVELKTNSKIFSASPTEFGAEPNTQTSVIDLGYPGVLPTLNKEAVNFAMKAAMALNCEIATETKFDRKNYFYPDNPKAYQISQFDKPIGENGWIEIEVDGKKKRIGITRLHLEEDAGKSTHTADGSLVDYNRQGMPLIEIVSEPDMRTPEEAYAYLEKLKSIIQYTGVSDCKMEEGSLRCDANISLRPVGQEKFGTKAELKNLNSFTYVQKGLEHEQVRQEKELLSGGIIQQETRRYDEATKKTILMRIKEGSDDYRYFPEPDLVELYIDDEWKEEIRASIPELPDARKARYVEEVGLPAYDAHVLTLTKEMSDFFEATVADGADAKLTSNWLMGEVLAYLNKQQKELKDVALTPAGLAKMVQLIEKGTISSKIAKKVFNELIEKGGDPEEIVKAKGLVQISDEGTLRKVVTEILDNNEQSIEDFKNGKDRAIGFLVGQIMKATKGQANPPLVNKILLEEISKR; this comes from the coding sequence ATGAATTTAGAAACAATTATTGGTTTAGAGGTTCACGTTGAGTTAAAAACAAATTCGAAAATTTTCTCTGCGAGTCCAACAGAATTCGGAGCGGAGCCAAATACACAAACAAGTGTAATTGACTTAGGATACCCAGGGGTACTTCCTACTTTAAATAAGGAAGCAGTTAACTTTGCAATGAAAGCTGCAATGGCATTAAACTGTGAAATCGCAACGGAAACGAAGTTCGACCGTAAAAACTATTTCTACCCAGATAATCCGAAAGCTTACCAAATCTCTCAATTTGATAAGCCAATTGGTGAAAATGGTTGGATTGAAATCGAAGTAGACGGTAAAAAGAAACGTATCGGTATTACACGTCTTCATTTAGAAGAAGATGCTGGTAAATCAACGCATACAGCTGACGGTTCATTAGTAGACTACAACCGTCAAGGTATGCCTTTAATCGAGATCGTATCTGAGCCAGATATGCGTACTCCAGAAGAAGCATATGCATACTTAGAGAAGTTAAAATCAATCATTCAATACACTGGTGTATCTGATTGTAAGATGGAAGAAGGTTCTCTACGTTGTGATGCGAATATTTCACTTCGTCCAGTTGGACAAGAGAAGTTCGGTACAAAAGCAGAACTGAAAAACTTAAACTCTTTCACTTACGTGCAAAAAGGTCTTGAGCATGAGCAAGTGCGCCAAGAGAAAGAATTATTATCTGGTGGTATCATCCAACAAGAAACACGTCGTTATGATGAAGCAACGAAGAAAACAATCTTAATGCGTATAAAAGAAGGATCTGACGATTACCGTTACTTCCCAGAGCCAGACTTAGTTGAACTTTACATCGATGATGAGTGGAAAGAAGAAATTCGTGCTTCTATTCCAGAACTTCCAGATGCACGTAAAGCTCGCTATGTTGAAGAAGTTGGCTTACCAGCTTATGATGCGCATGTATTGACATTAACGAAAGAGATGTCTGATTTCTTTGAAGCGACAGTTGCAGACGGTGCTGATGCGAAATTAACATCGAACTGGTTAATGGGTGAAGTGCTTGCATACCTAAACAAACAACAAAAAGAATTAAAAGACGTTGCATTAACGCCAGCTGGCTTAGCTAAAATGGTTCAATTAATTGAAAAAGGTACAATTTCTTCTAAAATCGCGAAGAAAGTATTTAACGAATTAATTGAAAAAGGTGGAGACCCAGAAGAAATCGTTAAAGCGAAAGGTCTTGTTCAAATTTCTGACGAAGGAACACTTCGTAAAGTTGTAACAGAAATTCTTGATAATAATGAGCAATCTATCGAAGACTTTAAAAACGGTAAAGACCGTGCAATTGGCTTCTTAGTTGGTCAAATTATGAAAGCTACAAAAGGACAAGCAAATCCACCGCTTGTTAACAAAATCTTACTTGAAGAGATTAGTAAGCGCTAA
- a CDS encoding diacylglycerol kinase, whose protein sequence is MMKRARIIYNPTSGRELFKKSLPEVLQKLEQAGYEASCHATTGPGDATVAARQAADRKFDVVIAAGGDGTLNEVVNGLVGHEHRPKFGIIPVGTTNDFARAIGVPRAIEEAADIICEGTTVPLDLGRANDTYFINIAGGGRITELTYEVPSKLKTVLGQLAYYLKGIEMLPSLHPTYVEIEYDGKLLQEEITMFLITNTRSVGGFEKVAPYASINDGLFDLLVLKKGSIADLIKAATQAQRGEHINNPKVLYTQANRIKVHSPDKLMINLDGEYGGDAPMEFENIYHCLELFVPEHQEDAL, encoded by the coding sequence ATGATGAAGCGAGCAAGAATTATTTATAATCCTACTTCTGGGCGCGAGCTATTTAAGAAGAGCTTACCAGAAGTATTACAAAAATTAGAACAAGCTGGATATGAAGCGTCTTGTCATGCGACAACTGGTCCTGGAGATGCGACTGTGGCAGCGAGGCAAGCTGCGGATCGTAAGTTTGATGTTGTTATCGCAGCTGGTGGTGATGGTACATTAAATGAAGTAGTGAACGGTTTAGTAGGACATGAGCATCGTCCAAAGTTTGGAATTATTCCAGTTGGAACGACAAATGATTTTGCGCGTGCGATTGGTGTACCTCGTGCTATTGAAGAGGCTGCGGATATTATTTGTGAAGGAACAACGGTACCGTTAGATCTTGGTAGAGCGAATGATACATATTTCATTAATATCGCTGGTGGCGGCCGTATTACAGAATTAACATATGAAGTACCAAGCAAGCTAAAAACGGTATTAGGCCAACTTGCTTACTATTTAAAAGGAATCGAAATGTTACCATCATTACATCCAACATATGTTGAAATTGAGTATGATGGGAAGTTGCTACAAGAAGAAATTACGATGTTTTTAATTACGAATACTCGTTCAGTTGGTGGATTCGAAAAAGTAGCACCATATGCATCTATTAACGATGGATTATTTGATTTATTAGTACTGAAAAAAGGTTCTATCGCTGATTTAATTAAAGCAGCAACACAAGCGCAGCGTGGGGAACATATTAACAATCCGAAAGTGCTATATACACAAGCGAATCGAATTAAAGTGCATTCACCTGATAAATTAATGATCAACTTAGATGGTGAATATGGCGGAGATGCACCGATGGAATTCGAAAATATATATCATTGTCTGGAACTATTTGTTCCTGAACATCAAGAGGATGCCCTGTAA
- a CDS encoding HAD family hydrolase produces MEKVKAILFDKDGTLMDFHSIWIKVAEELVAECINLYQLPELMQQTLLKEIGVDGAFVHPRSALAAGTSLDVAKGLCKYIASSREEEMHQWVSEKLFALMYEHRSHMRMTADLPKVLQALKDRGFILGVVTADDFAPTELFLKQYQLEAFFDCVIASDTFPAQKPDKKIVESFCERFNLETCEIAVVGDTPTDLYLAKNGGDCYAIGVLSGTGDRQTLEPLADLVLQSVEDLISHSGEFIWKQGKSNV; encoded by the coding sequence ATGGAGAAGGTAAAAGCAATACTATTTGATAAAGATGGGACATTAATGGATTTTCATTCGATTTGGATAAAAGTAGCTGAAGAACTTGTTGCAGAATGTATAAATTTATATCAATTACCAGAATTAATGCAGCAGACGTTATTAAAAGAGATTGGCGTAGATGGAGCATTTGTTCATCCTCGTAGTGCGCTCGCTGCTGGAACGAGTCTTGATGTGGCCAAGGGGCTTTGTAAGTATATTGCATCATCTAGAGAAGAAGAGATGCATCAATGGGTGAGTGAAAAATTGTTTGCTCTTATGTACGAGCATCGTTCACATATGAGAATGACGGCAGATTTACCGAAAGTTTTACAAGCGTTAAAGGATAGAGGATTTATTCTAGGTGTCGTTACAGCTGATGATTTCGCGCCGACAGAATTATTTTTAAAGCAATATCAATTGGAAGCTTTTTTTGATTGTGTTATAGCTTCAGATACATTTCCAGCACAGAAGCCAGATAAAAAAATTGTAGAATCGTTTTGTGAGAGATTTAATTTAGAGACATGCGAAATAGCGGTCGTCGGGGATACACCGACGGATTTATATTTAGCGAAAAATGGTGGCGACTGTTATGCGATTGGCGTACTATCTGGTACGGGTGATCGTCAAACGTTAGAACCACTTGCAGATTTAGTATTACAATCTGTTGAAGATTTAATTTCTCATTCAGGTGAGTTTATTTGGAAACAAGGAAAGTCTAATGTATAA
- the gabT gene encoding 4-aminobutyrate--2-oxoglutarate transaminase, with protein MNTKKFAKVNEQIPGPKAASLLERRQNIVPKGVSNGIPTFVHSANGALVTDVDGNQYIDFAGAIGTINVGHCHPTVKEALHKQVDQYIHTGFNVMMYEPYIELAEKLAALAPGNFDKQVLFLNSGAEAVENAVKIARKYTKRPGIIAFSKGFHGRTLMTMTMTSKVKPYKFGFGPFAPEVYKAPFPYEYRRPEGLTEEQYDDFIIEEFKNFFISEVAPETIAAVVMEPVQGEGGFIVPSKKFVQEVRSICSEYGILFVADEIQTGFSRTGKYFAIDHYDVVPDLITVSKSLGAGVPISGVIGRKEIMNESAPGELGGTYAGSPLGCAAALAVLDVIEKEKLNDRAIEVGQVVMNRFQEMKNKYNCIGDVRGLGAMCAFELVQDRKTKAPDKTLAANLCAEANKRGLLLLSAGTYGNVIRVLMPLVITDEQLEEGLAIIEESLQACYEQANIARV; from the coding sequence ATGAACACAAAAAAATTTGCTAAAGTAAATGAACAAATTCCAGGACCGAAAGCAGCGTCTTTATTAGAACGCCGCCAAAATATAGTACCAAAAGGAGTAAGTAATGGTATTCCAACATTTGTACATTCTGCAAATGGTGCACTCGTAACAGATGTGGATGGAAACCAGTATATTGATTTCGCAGGAGCAATCGGGACAATTAATGTAGGACATTGTCATCCTACTGTTAAAGAAGCGCTTCATAAACAAGTAGATCAATATATTCATACTGGTTTTAATGTGATGATGTATGAGCCATATATTGAGTTGGCAGAAAAGCTGGCAGCATTAGCACCAGGTAATTTCGATAAACAAGTGCTGTTTTTAAACAGTGGGGCAGAAGCGGTTGAAAATGCAGTGAAGATTGCTCGTAAATATACGAAGAGACCTGGAATTATTGCATTTTCTAAAGGATTTCATGGGCGTACATTAATGACAATGACGATGACAAGTAAAGTAAAACCATATAAATTTGGATTTGGTCCATTTGCTCCAGAAGTATATAAAGCGCCATTCCCATATGAATACCGTCGCCCAGAAGGGTTAACAGAAGAGCAGTATGATGACTTTATCATTGAAGAGTTTAAGAACTTCTTCATATCAGAAGTAGCACCAGAAACAATTGCAGCTGTTGTAATGGAGCCTGTTCAAGGGGAAGGCGGATTTATCGTTCCAAGTAAGAAATTTGTTCAAGAAGTACGCAGCATTTGTTCAGAGTACGGTATTTTATTTGTAGCTGATGAAATTCAAACAGGCTTTAGTCGTACCGGAAAATACTTTGCAATTGATCATTATGATGTCGTTCCAGATTTAATTACGGTATCTAAATCATTAGGTGCTGGTGTACCGATAAGCGGCGTGATTGGGCGTAAAGAAATTATGAATGAGTCTGCACCGGGAGAACTGGGCGGAACGTATGCAGGAAGCCCACTAGGATGTGCGGCTGCATTAGCTGTGCTTGATGTAATAGAAAAAGAGAAATTAAATGATAGAGCGATAGAAGTAGGGCAAGTTGTAATGAACAGATTCCAAGAGATGAAAAATAAATATAATTGCATCGGTGATGTGCGCGGCTTAGGGGCAATGTGTGCATTCGAGCTCGTTCAAGATCGTAAGACGAAAGCGCCTGATAAAACATTAGCGGCTAATTTATGTGCAGAAGCAAATAAGCGTGGACTACTTTTATTATCCGCAGGAACATATGGAAATGTTATTCGTGTGTTAATGCCATTAGTGATTACAGATGAGCAACTTGAAGAAGGATTAGCAATAATTGAGGAATCGCTGCAAGCTTGTTATGAGCAGGCAAACATCGCACGTGTTTAA
- a CDS encoding sigma-54-dependent Fis family transcriptional regulator produces the protein MVAEKERVLMDLKDAFEYAFDEIFVTDEKGIVVRVNSTCERHYQLAAAELVGKHVEELQKDGIFYPSATLEVIEKKRPIELVQTTKSGEYLHVRTRPVFDDEGNLRRVISYSRDLTELYQLRQKVEEMDNQLKTYKKELRETYEHEGLIFKSIAMQKIVETIKKVSVVDSTVLVLGETGVGKSRLVRHLHEVSSRKNESFYEINCAALPTNLIESELFGYSGGSFTGANREGKKGLLEAAHKGTLFLDEIGEMPLEIQAKLLQVLQEKTFRPIGGRELKKVDVRIVAATNRDLSAMVKQGTFRKDLYYRLNVIPISIPPLRERTEDILPLIYHYLQQFNEKYGRNVKLAPSTLQMFVGYPWEGNNREIENVIERIVITADDIVTIENLPIAMQESTVEQSGQSLYKMLEEVERNIILKAYKTCGSSYKVAEFLKISQSAANRKIKKFIEEEENIG, from the coding sequence ATGGTTGCAGAAAAGGAACGAGTGTTAATGGATTTAAAAGATGCATTTGAATATGCGTTTGACGAAATTTTTGTTACTGACGAAAAGGGAATCGTTGTACGTGTAAATAGTACATGTGAAAGACACTATCAACTAGCTGCTGCAGAGTTAGTAGGTAAGCATGTAGAAGAATTACAAAAGGATGGAATCTTTTATCCATCGGCAACATTAGAGGTAATTGAAAAAAAGAGACCAATTGAACTCGTTCAAACGACAAAATCAGGAGAGTATTTGCATGTTCGTACAAGGCCTGTTTTTGATGATGAAGGAAATTTAAGAAGAGTGATTAGTTATTCTCGTGATCTTACTGAACTCTATCAATTACGTCAAAAGGTAGAGGAAATGGATAATCAGCTAAAAACATATAAAAAAGAATTAAGAGAAACATATGAGCATGAAGGGCTTATTTTTAAAAGCATTGCTATGCAAAAAATAGTCGAGACAATCAAAAAAGTATCCGTGGTAGATAGTACTGTTCTCGTTTTAGGTGAGACAGGAGTAGGGAAGAGTCGATTAGTACGTCATTTGCATGAAGTGAGTAGTCGGAAGAATGAAAGTTTCTATGAAATTAATTGTGCGGCATTGCCAACTAATTTAATTGAATCGGAGCTTTTTGGATATTCAGGTGGATCTTTTACAGGTGCTAATCGTGAAGGAAAAAAGGGGTTATTAGAAGCAGCGCATAAAGGGACTCTTTTCTTAGATGAAATTGGTGAAATGCCGCTTGAAATTCAAGCGAAGCTTTTGCAAGTATTGCAAGAAAAAACGTTTCGCCCTATAGGCGGAAGAGAACTGAAAAAGGTAGACGTTAGAATTGTGGCGGCAACAAATAGAGATTTAAGTGCGATGGTGAAACAAGGAACATTCAGGAAAGATTTATATTATCGTCTGAATGTCATTCCAATTTCAATTCCGCCACTTCGTGAGAGAACAGAAGACATTTTGCCGCTCATCTATCATTATTTACAGCAATTTAATGAGAAGTATGGACGGAATGTAAAATTAGCACCTAGCACATTGCAAATGTTTGTGGGGTACCCTTGGGAAGGAAATAATAGAGAAATTGAAAATGTAATTGAACGAATTGTTATAACTGCTGATGATATCGTTACGATAGAGAATTTACCAATAGCAATGCAGGAATCAACAGTTGAACAGTCAGGTCAAAGTCTCTATAAAATGTTGGAAGAAGTAGAACGAAACATTATTTTAAAAGCATATAAAACATGTGGATCAAGCTATAAAGTAGCGGAGTTTTTAAAAATAAGTCAATCTGCTGCTAATAGGAAAATTAAGAAGTTTATAGAGGAGGAAGAAAACATTGGATAA
- the gabD gene encoding NADP-dependent succinate-semialdehyde dehydrogenase yields the protein MDKKATFVNLEKKAMYINGEWITLQEQIEVNNPATKEVFATVPKGGITEAKQAVDAAHEAFKLWSKLTAADRAVKLKKWFTLIDENKEEIAAIMTREQGKPFAEALGEVNYANSFVEWYAEEGKRIYGEMIPASHPNKRILVMKQPVGVMAAITPWNFPAAMITRKVAPALAAGCTAVVKPASQTPLTALKLVELAHEADIPKGVINIVTGSAKAIADTWMEDERVRKVSFTGSTEIGKELMASAAQTMKKVSLELGGHAPFIVMNDADLDKAVEAVIGSKFRNAGQTCICTNRVFVQEEVYEEFAEKFTKAVEQLKVGDGFGEGTTVGPLIDANAISKVQEHIEDAIQKGGEVLYGGQKFAELDGYFIQPTVIGLANDTMLCMNEETFGPVAPVAKFKTVEEVIERANNTPYGLAAYIFTKDISQAFQISEALEYGIIGLNDGLPSVAQAPFGGFKESGIGREGGHFGIEEYLEIKYISLGL from the coding sequence TTGGATAAAAAAGCGACGTTCGTAAACTTAGAGAAAAAGGCGATGTATATAAATGGTGAGTGGATTACACTGCAAGAACAAATCGAAGTAAATAATCCAGCGACAAAGGAAGTATTTGCAACGGTACCAAAGGGTGGGATTACAGAGGCAAAGCAAGCGGTTGATGCTGCACATGAGGCTTTTAAATTATGGTCAAAATTAACGGCAGCGGATCGTGCAGTAAAGTTAAAAAAGTGGTTCACACTCATTGATGAAAATAAAGAAGAAATTGCAGCAATCATGACGAGAGAGCAAGGGAAGCCGTTTGCAGAAGCACTTGGTGAAGTGAATTATGCAAATAGTTTTGTTGAATGGTACGCAGAAGAAGGAAAGAGAATATACGGTGAAATGATTCCTGCTTCTCATCCGAATAAGCGTATTTTAGTTATGAAGCAACCAGTTGGGGTTATGGCAGCTATTACACCGTGGAACTTCCCAGCTGCTATGATTACGAGAAAGGTGGCTCCAGCACTTGCAGCAGGCTGTACGGCAGTTGTGAAACCAGCGAGTCAAACGCCATTAACTGCATTGAAGTTAGTTGAATTAGCACATGAAGCAGACATTCCAAAAGGTGTAATAAATATTGTAACAGGTAGTGCAAAGGCAATTGCTGATACGTGGATGGAAGATGAGCGCGTTCGAAAAGTGTCCTTTACAGGATCAACTGAAATTGGGAAAGAATTAATGGCTAGCGCTGCGCAAACGATGAAAAAGGTTTCGCTTGAATTAGGTGGTCACGCTCCATTTATTGTTATGAATGATGCTGATTTAGATAAGGCGGTAGAAGCGGTAATCGGTTCGAAATTCCGTAACGCAGGACAAACGTGTATATGTACAAACCGCGTCTTTGTTCAAGAAGAAGTGTACGAAGAATTTGCAGAGAAGTTCACAAAAGCTGTAGAGCAGCTTAAAGTTGGAGACGGATTCGGTGAAGGAACAACTGTAGGTCCACTTATTGATGCGAATGCAATTTCGAAAGTACAAGAACATATTGAAGACGCTATTCAAAAGGGTGGAGAAGTTTTATATGGTGGCCAAAAATTTGCAGAGTTAGATGGATATTTCATTCAGCCAACAGTAATTGGATTGGCAAATGACACGATGCTTTGTATGAATGAAGAAACATTTGGACCAGTTGCACCAGTTGCTAAATTTAAAACAGTTGAAGAAGTAATCGAGCGAGCAAATAATACACCATATGGTTTAGCTGCTTATATTTTCACAAAAGATATTAGCCAAGCATTCCAAATTAGCGAAGCGTTAGAGTACGGCATTATCGGTTTGAATGATGGACTTCCATCAGTTGCACAAGCACCATTTGGTGGCTTTAAAGAAAGTGGTATCGGCCGCGAAGGAGGCCATTTCGGCATTGAGGAATATTTAGAAATTAAATATATTTCATTAGGATTATAA
- a CDS encoding multidrug efflux SMR transporter, with protein MVYWLLLLVTIIFEVAGTIAMKLSNGLTKLVPSVLIFVFYGICFSIFAIVVKKINLSIAYAIWSGLGTLLITIISVYFFKEHINLFQACCILFIVLGVIGLKVSSAS; from the coding sequence ATGGTATATTGGCTATTGTTACTCGTAACAATTATTTTTGAAGTAGCTGGAACGATTGCGATGAAGTTATCAAACGGTTTAACAAAGCTTGTTCCAAGTGTCCTTATTTTCGTTTTTTATGGTATTTGCTTCAGTATCTTTGCTATCGTTGTAAAGAAGATTAACTTAAGCATTGCTTATGCGATCTGGTCCGGCCTAGGGACACTACTTATTACAATTATTAGTGTGTACTTCTTTAAAGAGCATATTAACTTATTCCAAGCGTGTTGTATTCTCTTTATTGTTCTAGGAGTAATTGGACTTAAGGTGTCATCGGCATCATGA
- a CDS encoding aminopeptidase, which translates to MSFEQTLEKYAALAVNVGVNIQPGQTLSISAPLEAVQFVRLVTEKAYKSGAKHVYVDWNDETLTRLKFDLAPEEAFAEFPSWKAHAREELAKEGAAFMSIYAENPDLLKGVEATRIATAHKVAGEAMKVYRDYVQADKVSWCVISVPTKEWAAKVFPDVAPEEQETKLWDAIFKATRADLENPVEAWKEHDETLHTKVDYLNEKHYKALHYTSPGTDLTIELPEKHVWAGAGSLNEKNIPFMANIPTEEVFTMPLKTGVNGQVSSTKPLAFAGNIIDNFTLTFENGRIVDYKAEAGEEALKHLVETDEGSHFLGEVALVPHDSPISNTNILFYNTLFDENASCHLAIGSAYAFNLVGGKTMSKEELAENGANASITHNDFMIGSAELDIDGITADGRHEPIFRKGNWAF; encoded by the coding sequence ATGTCATTTGAACAAACGTTAGAGAAGTATGCTGCCCTTGCAGTCAATGTTGGTGTTAATATTCAACCTGGACAAACTTTATCAATTAGCGCACCTCTTGAAGCTGTACAATTTGTACGCCTCGTTACAGAAAAAGCATATAAGTCTGGTGCAAAACACGTATATGTTGATTGGAATGATGAGACGTTAACACGCTTAAAGTTCGATCTAGCTCCTGAAGAAGCATTCGCTGAATTCCCTTCTTGGAAAGCACATGCTCGTGAAGAATTAGCAAAAGAAGGCGCTGCATTTATGTCTATTTATGCAGAAAACCCTGATTTATTAAAAGGTGTAGAAGCAACACGTATCGCAACAGCTCATAAAGTAGCTGGAGAAGCGATGAAAGTATACCGTGATTATGTACAAGCTGATAAAGTGAGCTGGTGTGTAATTTCTGTTCCTACGAAAGAATGGGCTGCAAAAGTATTCCCTGACGTAGCACCAGAGGAGCAAGAAACAAAACTATGGGACGCTATCTTCAAAGCTACTCGCGCTGATTTAGAAAATCCTGTGGAAGCATGGAAAGAACATGATGAAACGCTACATACAAAAGTTGATTACTTAAACGAAAAACACTATAAAGCTCTTCACTATACAAGCCCTGGAACAGATTTAACAATTGAACTTCCAGAAAAGCATGTATGGGCTGGTGCTGGTAGCCTAAATGAAAAGAACATACCATTTATGGCTAATATTCCAACTGAAGAAGTATTTACAATGCCACTTAAAACAGGTGTAAACGGCCAAGTGTCTAGCACAAAACCGTTAGCATTTGCAGGTAACATTATCGATAACTTCACGTTAACATTTGAAAACGGCCGTATCGTAGACTACAAGGCTGAAGCTGGTGAAGAAGCTTTAAAACATTTAGTGGAAACAGATGAAGGCTCTCACTTCTTAGGAGAGGTCGCTTTAGTGCCTCATGATTCACCAATTTCAAACACAAATATTTTATTCTACAATACGCTATTTGACGAAAATGCATCTTGCCACCTTGCAATCGGAAGCGCTTATGCATTTAACTTAGTTGGTGGAAAAACAATGTCTAAAGAAGAACTTGCTGAAAATGGTGCAAACGCTAGTATTACACACAACGACTTCATGATCGGATCAGCTGAGCTTGATATCGACGGTATTACAGCTGATGGAAGACATGAGCCGATTTTCCGTAAAGGTAACTGGGCGTTTTAA
- a CDS encoding polysaccharide deacetylase family protein, with protein sequence MRKYAAIALCTSAILAGCNTNNASPEPAKEKKVQEVKKQEETVQTQGKISYNPVTHESTNTAIHITDIKDALTEVQYKIWRTADGKETTKSFSSKEKEKQFTIPFDIKEFEGKRGEYQIEATGIKEDGKTIPLTKSIITFEQKVPVLMYHAIDDYHGQGIKDLFVSPANFEAQMKYLKDNGYTLLTFERWSDINKVNKPIFVTFDDGMKNNMNAFHVLQKLKDDTFKPTATEYMIVDNVDVEGALSTSEIKEMVDSGIFSVQSHTATHADLPKITNYEEELKGSKEKLEKITGKPVIAIAYPFGHVDDKVVTETKKYYQFATTTKPGQFITKDEPDELLKMKRVRIHHTTTVEQFASSIK encoded by the coding sequence ATGAGAAAATACGCAGCAATTGCTTTATGTACGTCTGCCATCCTAGCAGGCTGTAATACAAATAATGCTAGCCCAGAACCTGCAAAAGAGAAAAAGGTACAAGAAGTAAAAAAACAAGAAGAGACTGTACAAACACAAGGTAAAATTTCTTATAATCCAGTTACGCACGAATCTACAAACACAGCTATTCATATAACAGATATAAAAGATGCTTTAACCGAAGTACAATATAAAATTTGGCGTACTGCTGATGGAAAAGAAACTACTAAATCTTTTTCTTCTAAAGAAAAAGAGAAACAATTCACCATTCCTTTTGATATAAAAGAATTTGAAGGAAAACGTGGTGAATATCAAATTGAAGCAACAGGAATAAAAGAAGATGGGAAAACGATCCCGCTCACGAAATCTATTATTACTTTCGAGCAAAAAGTTCCTGTTCTTATGTACCACGCAATTGACGATTATCATGGACAAGGTATTAAAGATTTATTCGTATCGCCTGCTAACTTTGAAGCACAAATGAAGTATTTAAAAGACAATGGTTATACATTATTAACATTTGAACGCTGGAGCGATATAAATAAAGTAAACAAGCCGATTTTCGTTACATTTGATGATGGCATGAAAAATAATATGAATGCATTTCATGTTTTACAAAAGCTAAAAGACGATACTTTCAAACCAACAGCGACAGAATATATGATTGTTGATAACGTTGATGTAGAAGGAGCTCTTTCTACATCTGAAATAAAAGAAATGGTTGATTCCGGCATTTTCTCGGTACAATCTCATACAGCAACACATGCAGACTTACCGAAAATTACAAACTATGAAGAAGAACTAAAAGGCTCGAAAGAAAAGCTAGAAAAAATAACAGGTAAGCCTGTTATCGCAATCGCTTATCCATTTGGTCATGTGGATGATAAAGTTGTCACAGAAACAAAGAAATATTATCAATTTGCGACGACAACGAAGCCTGGACAATTCATTACGAAGGATGAACCTGATGAGTTATTAAAGATGAAACGCGTTCGTATACACCATACAACTACAGTTGAACAGTTTGCTTCTTCCATTAAATAA